The following coding sequences lie in one Streptomyces xiamenensis genomic window:
- a CDS encoding LCP family protein: MADDSADDALPPGASALTARTRRARRRLRVAALTTAAALTLTAAAGVALYVKFDGNIAGLDIDSALGGDRPEDAPHGSLDILVLGSDSRAGGNGVYGSEDGARADTAMIVHINEEHDAATVVSIPRDTLVTRPACDRADGTTAPEAPRTMYNEAYEIGGPACAVKTTESLTGIRMDHYIEIDFKGFEKIIDTLGGVEITTREDLRDPDSRLDLAAGTHTLDGAQALALVRTRHAIGDGSDLGRIRLQHTFVRALAEQVGSIGLFGNPKKLYDLADAATSSLTTDSALASVSELTGLARTLKNIGPDQLDMITLPIAHDEHDPNRVVPLSPQGERLWEALRRDEPVPEAAREGSAADRQQPGAEVTPGTPEGGE; encoded by the coding sequence ATGGCGGATGACTCCGCGGATGACGCTCTGCCGCCCGGCGCGTCGGCCCTGACCGCACGTACGCGCCGCGCGCGCCGCAGGCTGCGCGTCGCCGCCCTCACCACCGCCGCGGCGCTCACCTTGACCGCCGCGGCGGGGGTCGCCCTGTACGTGAAGTTCGACGGCAACATCGCGGGCCTCGACATCGACTCCGCACTGGGCGGGGACCGGCCCGAGGACGCCCCGCACGGCTCCCTGGACATCCTCGTCCTGGGCTCGGACTCCCGGGCGGGCGGGAACGGCGTCTACGGCTCCGAGGACGGTGCCCGCGCCGACACCGCGATGATCGTGCACATCAACGAGGAGCACGACGCCGCCACCGTGGTGTCCATCCCCCGGGACACCCTGGTCACCCGCCCCGCCTGCGACCGGGCCGACGGCACCACCGCCCCCGAGGCCCCGCGCACCATGTACAACGAGGCGTACGAGATCGGCGGGCCCGCCTGCGCCGTCAAGACCACCGAGTCGCTGACCGGCATCAGGATGGACCACTACATCGAGATCGACTTCAAGGGCTTCGAGAAGATCATCGACACCCTGGGTGGCGTCGAGATCACCACCCGCGAGGATCTGCGCGACCCCGACAGCCGTCTCGACCTCGCCGCCGGCACCCACACCCTGGACGGGGCGCAGGCCCTGGCCCTGGTCCGCACCCGGCACGCCATCGGCGACGGCAGCGACCTGGGACGCATCCGGCTCCAGCACACCTTCGTCCGCGCCCTGGCCGAACAGGTGGGCAGCATCGGCCTGTTCGGCAACCCGAAGAAGCTGTACGACCTGGCCGACGCCGCGACCTCCTCCCTCACCACCGACTCCGCCCTGGCCTCCGTCTCCGAGCTGACCGGCCTGGCCCGTACCCTCAAGAACATCGGGCCCGACCAGCTGGACATGATCACGCTGCCGATCGCCCACGACGAGCACGATCCCAACCGGGTGGTGCCCCTGTCACCGCAGGGCGAGCGGCTGTGGGAGGCGCTCAGGCGGGACGAGCCGGTGCCGGAGGCGGCCCGCGAGGGCTCCGCGGCCGACCGGCAGCAGCCCGGCGCGGAGGTCACCCCGGGGACGCCTGAGGGCGGGGAATAA
- a CDS encoding arsenate reductase/protein-tyrosine-phosphatase family protein, producing the protein MTALADSGIRQPEPTEPAGGVRPVFRILHVSTGNVCRSPITERLTRQALDQRLGGFGDALVVESAGTWGHEGAPMEEHAAQVLSEYGADAAGFFGRELLDEHVIHADLVLTATRDHRQQVIAMGHSAGLRTFTLKEFTRLVRAIDVSTLPAGGSPEALVHRARALSSAAAALRGWLLAPTAEADEVQDPYGAPIPYFRSIGEEIRAALDPVVTALTGVPAP; encoded by the coding sequence TTGACCGCGCTTGCGGACAGTGGCATACGGCAGCCGGAGCCGACCGAGCCGGCCGGCGGGGTCCGCCCGGTCTTCCGGATACTGCATGTCAGTACGGGGAATGTGTGCCGCTCACCGATCACCGAACGCCTCACCCGGCAGGCGCTCGACCAGCGCCTGGGCGGGTTCGGCGACGCCTTGGTGGTGGAGAGCGCGGGCACGTGGGGGCACGAGGGTGCCCCGATGGAGGAGCACGCCGCGCAGGTGCTGTCCGAGTACGGGGCGGACGCCGCGGGGTTCTTCGGCCGTGAGCTGCTGGACGAACACGTCATCCACGCCGATCTGGTGCTGACCGCCACCCGTGATCACCGGCAGCAGGTGATCGCCATGGGGCACTCGGCGGGCCTGCGGACCTTCACGCTCAAGGAGTTCACCCGGCTGGTGCGGGCGATCGACGTCAGCACGCTGCCCGCCGGGGGTTCGCCGGAGGCGCTGGTGCACCGTGCGCGCGCGCTGTCCAGCGCGGCGGCGGCGCTGCGCGGCTGGCTGCTGGCGCCGACGGCGGAGGCGGACGAGGTGCAGGATCCTTATGGCGCCCCGATCCCGTACTTCCGTAGCATCGGCGAGGAGATCCGGGCCGCGCTGGATCCGGTGGTCACCGCGCTGACCGGGGTCCCGGCTCCGTAG
- the rpmE gene encoding 50S ribosomal protein L31 yields the protein MKRDIHPEYVETQVSCTCGASFTTRSTMTEGNIRADVCSECHPFYTGKQKILDTGGRVARFEARFGKNAGAAKK from the coding sequence ATGAAGCGCGACATTCACCCGGAGTACGTCGAGACCCAGGTCAGCTGTACCTGTGGGGCGTCTTTCACCACCCGCAGCACCATGACCGAGGGCAACATCCGTGCCGACGTCTGCTCCGAGTGCCACCCGTTCTACACCGGCAAGCAGAAGATCCTCGACACCGGTGGCCGTGTGGCCCGCTTCGAGGCGCGCTTCGGCAAGAACGCCGGGGCCGCGAAGAAGTAG
- the prfA gene encoding peptide chain release factor 1 — translation MFEAVEELIGEHADLERRLADPAVHADQATARKLSKRYAELTPIIAAYHSWKQYGEDIETARELAQEDPEFAAEVKELTAAREAVTERLRLLLVPRDPSDDKDVILEIKAGEGGDESALFAGDLLRMYLRYAERLGWKTELIDANESDLGGYKDVSVAVKTKGNAEPGTGVWARLKYEGGVHRVQRVPATESQGRIHTSAAGVLVLPEAEDVEVEINPNELRIDVYRSSGPGGQSVNTTDSAVRITHLPTGIVVSCQNEKSQLQNKDQALRILRARLLAAAQEEADKEASDARRSQVRTVDRSERVRTYNFPENRISDHRVGFKAYNLDQVLDGELDAVIQACVDADSAAKLAAAQ, via the coding sequence ATGTTCGAGGCGGTCGAGGAACTGATCGGCGAGCACGCCGACCTCGAACGGCGGCTCGCCGACCCCGCGGTGCACGCCGATCAGGCCACCGCGCGCAAGCTGAGCAAGCGGTACGCCGAGCTGACGCCGATCATCGCCGCGTACCACTCCTGGAAGCAGTACGGCGAGGACATCGAGACCGCCCGGGAACTCGCCCAGGAGGATCCCGAGTTCGCCGCCGAGGTCAAGGAGCTGACCGCTGCCCGCGAGGCCGTCACCGAACGGCTGCGGCTGCTGCTGGTGCCCCGCGACCCCAGCGACGACAAGGACGTCATCCTGGAGATCAAGGCGGGTGAGGGCGGCGACGAGTCGGCCCTGTTCGCCGGCGATCTGCTGCGCATGTATCTGCGCTACGCCGAGCGCCTGGGCTGGAAGACCGAGCTGATCGACGCCAACGAGTCCGACCTCGGCGGCTACAAGGACGTCTCGGTCGCCGTCAAGACCAAGGGCAACGCCGAGCCCGGCACCGGCGTGTGGGCCCGCCTGAAGTACGAGGGCGGGGTGCACCGCGTGCAGCGGGTGCCCGCCACCGAGTCCCAGGGCCGCATCCACACCTCGGCGGCCGGGGTGCTGGTGCTGCCCGAGGCCGAGGACGTCGAGGTGGAGATCAACCCCAACGAGCTGCGGATCGACGTCTACCGCTCCTCGGGGCCCGGCGGGCAGTCCGTCAACACCACGGACTCCGCGGTGCGCATCACGCACCTGCCCACCGGCATCGTCGTCTCCTGCCAGAACGAGAAGAGCCAGCTGCAGAACAAGGACCAGGCGCTGCGCATCCTGCGCGCCAGGCTGCTGGCCGCCGCCCAGGAGGAGGCCGACAAGGAGGCCTCGGACGCCCGGCGCAGCCAGGTGCGCACCGTGGACCGTTCCGAGCGGGTACGCACCTACAACTTCCCCGAGAACCGCATCTCCGACCACCGCGTGGGCTTCAAGGCGTACAACCTCGACCAGGTCCTGGACGGCGAGCTCGACGCCGTCATCCAGGCCTGCGTCGATGCCGACTCCGCCGCCAAGCTCGCGGCGGCGCAGTGA
- the prmC gene encoding peptide chain release factor N(5)-glutamine methyltransferase: protein MTSSSGSSATGPSSYPRSLLLAEVARATQRLADAGVPSPRFDAEELAAYVHGTERPRLHLVADAEFDARYWEAIARREAREPLQHITGRAFFRYLELQVGPGVFVPRPETESVVGWAIDAVRAMDVAEPLIVDLCTGSGAIALALAQEVPRSRVHGVELDERALQYARRNAEGSRVVLHQGDALSALPQLGGQVDLVISNPPYIPLTEWEHVAPEARDHDPQLALFSGEDGLDTIRGLERTAHRLLRPGGIVVIEHADSQGGQVPWIFTEDRGWADAADHPDLNNRPRFATARRVNR, encoded by the coding sequence GTGACGTCATCATCCGGGTCATCCGCCACCGGGCCTTCCTCGTACCCCCGTTCCCTGCTGCTCGCCGAGGTGGCCCGCGCCACCCAGCGGCTGGCGGACGCCGGGGTGCCCTCACCACGCTTCGACGCCGAGGAACTGGCGGCGTACGTGCACGGCACCGAGCGTCCCCGGCTGCACCTGGTCGCGGACGCCGAGTTCGACGCCCGCTACTGGGAGGCGATCGCCCGCCGCGAGGCGCGCGAGCCGCTCCAGCACATCACCGGGCGGGCGTTCTTCCGGTACCTGGAACTCCAGGTGGGGCCCGGGGTGTTCGTGCCGCGTCCGGAGACCGAGTCGGTGGTGGGCTGGGCGATAGACGCGGTACGGGCCATGGATGTCGCCGAGCCGCTGATCGTCGATCTGTGCACCGGTTCCGGCGCGATCGCGCTGGCGCTGGCGCAGGAGGTGCCGCGCTCCCGGGTGCACGGCGTGGAGCTGGACGAACGGGCCCTGCAGTACGCGCGGCGCAACGCCGAGGGGTCCCGGGTCGTCCTGCACCAGGGGGACGCCCTGAGCGCCCTGCCGCAGCTCGGCGGGCAGGTCGATCTGGTGATCTCCAACCCTCCCTACATCCCGCTCACCGAGTGGGAGCACGTGGCGCCCGAGGCGCGCGACCACGACCCGCAGCTGGCGCTGTTCTCCGGCGAGGACGGCCTGGACACCATCAGGGGCCTGGAGCGCACCGCGCACCGGCTGCTGCGGCCGGGCGGCATCGTGGTCATCGAGCACGCCGACAGCCAGGGCGGTCAGGTGCCGTGGATCTTCACCGAGGACCGCGGCTGGGCGGACGCCGCCGACCATCCCGATCTCAACAACAGGCCGCGGTTCGCCACCGCCCGCAGGGTCAATCGATGA
- the rho gene encoding transcription termination factor Rho: MSDTTDLMGVSADSAGKTAGDATASATDAPAASAAPRRRRSGTGLDGMVLAELQQVASGLGIRGTARMRKSQLIEVIKEKQAAPSGAPASAPAAEAKKAAASDPDDTNGTDKPKRRTTSRARTGEAAEAQRQQQIDIPGQAEGSAATADSGNGGGKSGRTAPAKDADTAGKDDSSGGERPAKRERERRGKNSGGQGQQGQNQNQQGQSQGQGGGRGNRDRDRDRDRDGGGRGDGGRDRDRDRDNRGGGDDEFGDGRRGRRGRYRDRRGRRGGREESGFNEPQVADDDVLIPVAGILDILDNYAFVRTSGYLPGPNDVYVSLAQVRKNGLRKGDHVTGAVRQPRDGERREKFNALVRLDSVNGMAAEHGRARAEFNKLTPLYPQDRLRLETEPNQLITRIIDLISPIGKGQRGLIVAPPRTGKTTIMQAVANAITRNNPECHLMVVLVDERPEEVTDMQRAVKGEVISSTFDRPAEDHTTLAELAIERAKRLVELGHDVVVLLDNITRLGRAYNQAAPASGRILSGGVDSAALYPPKKFFGAARNIEDGGSLTILATALVETGSRMDEVIFEEFKGTGNMELKLDRRLSDKRIFPAVDVDASGTRKEDLLMGSDELAIVWKLRRVLHALDSQSGVELLLDKMKQTKSNAEFLLQIQKTTPTPNGQD; encoded by the coding sequence GTGAGCGACACCACCGATCTGATGGGTGTGAGTGCCGACAGCGCCGGCAAGACCGCCGGTGATGCCACAGCCTCCGCCACGGACGCTCCCGCCGCCTCCGCCGCGCCCCGGCGCCGGCGTTCCGGCACCGGCCTCGACGGCATGGTGCTGGCCGAGTTGCAGCAGGTTGCCTCGGGCCTCGGGATCAGGGGCACCGCGCGGATGCGCAAGAGCCAGCTGATCGAGGTCATCAAGGAGAAGCAGGCCGCCCCCTCGGGCGCCCCCGCCTCCGCCCCCGCGGCGGAGGCCAAGAAGGCCGCCGCGTCCGACCCGGACGACACGAACGGCACGGACAAGCCCAAGCGCCGCACCACCTCGCGGGCGCGTACGGGTGAGGCCGCCGAGGCGCAGCGGCAGCAGCAGATCGACATCCCCGGCCAGGCCGAGGGCTCCGCCGCCACCGCGGACAGCGGCAACGGCGGCGGCAAGAGCGGGCGTACCGCCCCCGCCAAGGACGCCGACACCGCGGGCAAGGACGACAGCTCCGGCGGTGAGCGCCCCGCCAAGCGGGAGCGCGAGCGCCGCGGCAAGAACAGCGGCGGCCAGGGCCAGCAGGGTCAGAACCAGAACCAGCAGGGCCAGAGCCAGGGTCAGGGCGGCGGCCGGGGCAACCGGGACCGCGACCGGGATCGTGACCGTGACGGCGGTGGCCGTGGCGACGGCGGGCGTGACCGCGACCGTGACCGTGACAACCGCGGTGGCGGCGACGACGAGTTCGGCGACGGGCGGCGCGGACGCCGCGGCCGCTACCGTGACCGGCGCGGCCGGCGCGGCGGGCGCGAGGAATCCGGCTTCAACGAGCCGCAGGTCGCCGACGACGATGTGCTGATCCCCGTCGCGGGCATCCTCGACATCCTCGACAACTACGCCTTCGTGCGCACCTCCGGCTACCTGCCCGGGCCCAACGACGTGTACGTCTCCCTCGCCCAGGTCCGCAAGAACGGCCTGCGCAAGGGCGACCACGTCACCGGCGCCGTCCGCCAGCCCCGGGACGGCGAGCGGCGCGAGAAGTTCAACGCGCTGGTGCGGCTGGACTCCGTCAACGGCATGGCCGCCGAACACGGCCGCGCCCGCGCCGAGTTCAACAAGCTGACCCCGCTCTACCCGCAGGACAGGCTGCGCCTTGAGACCGAGCCCAACCAGCTGATCACCCGGATCATCGATCTGATCTCGCCCATCGGCAAGGGTCAGCGCGGTCTGATCGTGGCCCCGCCGCGCACCGGCAAGACCACGATCATGCAGGCGGTGGCCAACGCCATCACCCGCAACAACCCCGAGTGCCATCTGATGGTCGTGCTCGTCGACGAGCGCCCCGAAGAGGTCACCGACATGCAGCGGGCCGTCAAGGGCGAGGTCATCTCCTCGACCTTCGACCGTCCCGCCGAGGACCACACCACCCTCGCCGAGCTCGCCATCGAGCGCGCCAAGCGGCTGGTGGAGCTGGGGCACGACGTGGTGGTGCTGCTCGACAACATCACCCGTCTGGGCCGTGCCTACAACCAGGCGGCGCCCGCCTCCGGCCGCATCCTGTCCGGTGGTGTCGACTCCGCGGCGCTGTACCCGCCGAAGAAGTTCTTCGGCGCGGCCCGCAACATCGAGGACGGCGGCTCGCTGACCATCCTGGCCACCGCGCTGGTCGAGACCGGCTCGCGGATGGACGAGGTGATCTTCGAGGAGTTCAAGGGCACCGGCAACATGGAGCTCAAGCTGGACCGCAGGCTCTCCGACAAGCGGATCTTCCCGGCGGTGGACGTGGACGCGTCCGGCACCCGCAAGGAGGACCTGCTGATGGGCAGCGACGAGCTGGCCATCGTGTGGAAGCTGCGCCGGGTGCTGCACGCCCTGGACTCCCAGTCCGGCGTGGAACTGCTGCTGGACAAGATGAAGCAGACCAAGTCCAACGCAGAGTTCCTGCTCCAGATCCAGAAGACGACCCCGACCCCCAACGGTCAGGACTGA
- a CDS encoding L-threonylcarbamoyladenylate synthase, whose protein sequence is MARRYDCTDVVDRKHGLREAASAVRRGDLVVLPTDTVYGIGADAFSTTAVGDLLEAKGRGRGVPSPVLVGSPNTLHGLVTDFSEQAWELVDAFWPGALTIVARHQPSLTWDLGETRGTVAVRMPLHPVALELLKDFGPMAVSSANLTGHPAPQNCDAAQEMLGDSVAVYLDGGPTPDIVPSSIIDVTRPVPRLLRAGAVSEEELRKVVPDLEISH, encoded by the coding sequence ATGGCACGGCGATACGACTGCACGGACGTGGTCGACCGCAAGCACGGGCTGCGCGAGGCGGCGTCCGCCGTACGGCGCGGCGATCTCGTCGTCCTGCCGACGGACACGGTGTACGGCATCGGCGCGGACGCGTTCAGCACCACCGCGGTGGGCGATCTGCTGGAGGCCAAGGGCCGTGGCCGCGGGGTGCCCTCCCCGGTGCTGGTCGGCTCCCCGAACACGCTGCACGGCCTGGTCACGGACTTCTCCGAGCAGGCGTGGGAGCTGGTGGACGCCTTCTGGCCGGGCGCGCTGACCATCGTGGCCCGCCACCAGCCGTCCCTCACCTGGGACCTGGGGGAGACCCGCGGGACCGTGGCGGTGCGGATGCCGCTGCACCCGGTCGCCCTCGAACTGCTCAAGGACTTCGGCCCGATGGCGGTCTCCTCCGCCAATCTCACCGGCCACCCCGCGCCCCAGAACTGCGACGCCGCCCAGGAGATGCTGGGCGACTCGGTCGCGGTCTACCTGGACGGCGGCCCGACGCCCGACATCGTGCCCTCGTCGATCATCGATGTCACCCGGCCGGTTCCCCGGCTGCTGCGCGCCGGTGCGGTGAGCGAGGAGGAACTGCGCAAAGTCGTGCCCGACCTGGAGATCTCCCATTGA
- the thrB gene encoding homoserine kinase, producing MAHPAFRAAAVRVRVPATSANLGPGFDALGLALGLYDDVVVRVAESGLHIDIAGEGADTLPRDERHLLVRSLRTAFEALGGQPRGLEVVCANRIPHGRGLGSSSAAICAGLMAARAVTSGGESRLDDAALLELATEIEGHPDNVAACLLGGFTLAWGDTGAVRAIRMEPAKDLVPVVFVPSKPLLTATARGLLPRTVPHADAALNAGRAALLVEALTRRPELLLPATEDRLHQEYRAPAMSESMELVQRLRADGVPAVISGAGPTVLALVGDEAADKTARLAGAGWTANRLALDLSGASVLPLAGSAGPER from the coding sequence ATGGCCCATCCCGCCTTCCGCGCCGCCGCCGTCCGGGTCAGGGTCCCGGCGACCAGCGCCAATCTCGGCCCCGGATTCGACGCCCTCGGGCTGGCCCTGGGGCTGTACGACGACGTGGTCGTCCGGGTGGCGGAATCCGGGCTGCACATCGACATCGCCGGGGAGGGCGCCGACACACTGCCCCGCGACGAGCGGCATCTGCTGGTCCGCTCCCTGCGCACCGCGTTCGAGGCGCTCGGCGGCCAGCCGCGCGGCCTGGAGGTGGTGTGCGCCAACCGCATCCCGCACGGCCGGGGCCTGGGCTCGTCCTCGGCCGCGATCTGCGCCGGTCTGATGGCGGCGCGGGCGGTGACCTCCGGCGGTGAGAGCCGGCTGGACGACGCCGCGCTGCTGGAACTGGCCACCGAGATCGAGGGCCACCCGGACAACGTCGCCGCCTGCCTGCTGGGCGGTTTCACCCTGGCCTGGGGCGACACCGGCGCGGTGCGGGCGATCCGCATGGAGCCGGCGAAGGACCTGGTGCCGGTGGTGTTCGTGCCGTCGAAGCCGCTGCTGACGGCCACCGCGCGCGGTCTGCTGCCGCGCACGGTGCCGCACGCGGACGCCGCGCTCAACGCGGGGCGCGCCGCGCTGCTGGTCGAGGCGCTGACCCGGCGCCCCGAGCTGCTGCTGCCCGCCACCGAGGACCGGCTGCACCAGGAGTACCGGGCGCCGGCCATGAGCGAGAGCATGGAGTTGGTGCAGCGGTTGCGCGCCGACGGCGTACCCGCGGTGATCTCGGGCGCCGGGCCGACCGTACTCGCCCTGGTGGGGGACGAGGCGGCGGACAAGACGGCGCGGCTGGCCGGTGCGGGCTGGACGGCGAACCGGCTGGCCCTGGATCTGTCGGGGGCCAGTGTGCTGCCGCTCGCCGGATCCGCCGGGCCCGAGCGGTGA
- the thrC gene encoding threonine synthase, producing MDATSTSRQWRGVIEEYRDRLPVTAATPVVTLREGGTPLVPAQVLSERTGCEVHLKVEGANPTGSFKDRGMTMAISKAKEDGAQAVICASTGNTSASAAAYAVRAGMVSAVLVPQGKIALGKMGQALVHGAKILQVEGNFDDCLELARGLSEKYPVALVNSVNPVRIEGQKTAAFEIVDMLGDAPDIHVLPVGNAGNITAYWKGYQEYAADGPASRTPRMWGFQASGSAPIVRGAPVRNPTTIATAIRIGNPASWAFAERARDESGGLIDEVTDRQILSAYRLLAAGEGVFVEPASAASVAGLLKAADQGKVDPGQRIVCTVTGNGLKDPDWAVAGAPQPVTVPVDADAAAERLGLA from the coding sequence TTGGACGCGACCAGCACCAGCCGTCAGTGGCGTGGGGTCATCGAGGAGTACCGCGACCGGCTGCCGGTCACCGCGGCGACGCCCGTGGTGACGCTGCGCGAGGGCGGCACGCCGCTCGTACCCGCGCAGGTGCTGTCCGAGCGCACGGGCTGCGAGGTGCATCTGAAGGTCGAGGGCGCCAACCCGACCGGTTCGTTCAAGGACCGCGGGATGACGATGGCCATCTCCAAGGCCAAGGAGGACGGCGCGCAGGCCGTCATCTGTGCCTCCACGGGCAACACCTCCGCCTCGGCGGCCGCCTACGCGGTCCGGGCGGGCATGGTGAGCGCGGTGCTGGTCCCGCAGGGCAAGATCGCGCTGGGCAAGATGGGCCAGGCCCTCGTCCACGGGGCGAAGATCCTCCAGGTCGAGGGCAACTTCGACGACTGCCTGGAACTGGCCCGCGGGCTGTCCGAGAAGTACCCGGTGGCGCTGGTCAATTCGGTGAACCCGGTGCGTATCGAGGGGCAGAAGACCGCTGCCTTCGAGATCGTCGACATGCTGGGCGACGCCCCCGACATCCACGTCCTGCCGGTCGGCAACGCCGGCAACATCACCGCGTACTGGAAGGGCTATCAGGAGTACGCGGCGGACGGGCCCGCCTCCCGCACCCCGCGGATGTGGGGTTTCCAGGCCTCCGGCTCGGCGCCGATCGTGCGCGGCGCGCCGGTACGGAACCCGACCACCATCGCCACCGCGATCCGCATCGGCAACCCGGCCTCCTGGGCGTTCGCCGAGCGGGCCAGGGACGAGTCCGGCGGCCTCATCGACGAGGTGACCGACCGTCAGATCCTGTCGGCCTACCGGCTGTTGGCGGCCGGTGAGGGCGTGTTCGTCGAGCCGGCCTCGGCCGCCTCGGTCGCCGGACTGCTCAAGGCCGCCGACCAGGGCAAGGTCGACCCGGGGCAGCGCATCGTGTGCACCGTCACCGGCAACGGCCTGAAGGACCCGGACTGGGCGGTGGCCGGCGCGCCGCAGCCGGTCACGGTGCCGGTGGACGCGGACGCCGCCGCCGAACGGCTCGGGCTGGCCTGA